The Pseudomonas sp. SCB32 DNA window GCTCGGGCATCTCGACGATGGCCGGCGACACGTAATAGGCGTTGGGGAATTTGTCGGCCAGCTGGCGCTCGCCGCCGAACACCACGCCACCCTCGCCGCGCGCCTGCTCCAGGGCGCCCTGCATGGCCAGGAAGCTGCGCTCGTCGATCAGCGGGCCGACCAGGTTGCCTTCCAGCGGATGACCGATGCGCACCTTGGCGTAAGCCGTCTTCAGGCGGCTTACGAACTCGTCCTTCACCGACTCGTGGGCGATCAGCCGGCGCAGGGTGGTGCAGCGCTGCCCGGCGGTACCGACGGCGCTGAACAACACGGCGCGCACGGCCATGTCCAGATCGGCGCTGGGCGCCAGGATCATCGCATTGTTGCCGCCCAGCTCGAGGATGCTGCGACCGAAACGGGCCGCCACACGCGGGCCGACTTCGCGGCCCATGCGGGTGCTGCCGGTGGCGCTGACCAGGGCGACGCGCGCGTCGTCCACCAGTGCCTCGCCGGCGCTGCGATCACCGATCACCACTTGGCTGAGATGGGCCGGGGCGTCACCGAACTTGCTCAGCGCACGCTCGAACAGCGCCTGGCAGGCCAGCGCGGTGAGCGGGGTCTTCTCCGAGGGTTTCCACACCACCGAGTTGCCGCAGACCAGCGCCAGCGCGGTGTTCCACGACCACACGGCGACCGGGAAGTTGAAGGCGCTTATCACGCCGACCACGCCCAGCGGGTGCCAGGCTTCGCGCATGTGGTGGCCGGGGCGCTCGGAGGCGATGGTCAGGCCGTAGAGCTGGCGCGACAGGCCGACGGCGAAGTCGCAGATATCGATCATCTCCTGCACTTCGCCCAGGCCCTCCTGGGTGATCTTGCCGGCCTCCCAGGACACCAGCTCGCCCAGTGCCGCCTTGCTCGCCCGCAGCTCCTCGCCGAACAGGCGCACCAGCTCGCCGCGACGCGGCGCCGGCACCTTGCGCCAGGCGTCGAAGGCATGGGCGGCGCGGCCGATCTTCTGCTCCACCTCGGCGGCGCTTTCCAGGCGCACCGCGCCCAGGCGGCTGCCGTCGATGGGAGAATGGATGACCTGATCGCCACCGGTGACCAGGCGGGTGTCGACGCCGAGGGATTCGAGCAGTGCGGAAATCATGCGGACTCCTGATTGGGTTCAGAACCAGTTGGAATGCCAGCAGTAATAAACGGCTTGCCTGGGCACAACAAACGACGTTTCCTATGCACATCATTCCGTAAATTCATGAACTGCCCGCCATGCTGAGCAAACGCCACCTGCCGTCCA harbors:
- a CDS encoding aldehyde dehydrogenase family protein, whose translation is MISALLESLGVDTRLVTGGDQVIHSPIDGSRLGAVRLESAAEVEQKIGRAAHAFDAWRKVPAPRRGELVRLFGEELRASKAALGELVSWEAGKITQEGLGEVQEMIDICDFAVGLSRQLYGLTIASERPGHHMREAWHPLGVVGVISAFNFPVAVWSWNTALALVCGNSVVWKPSEKTPLTALACQALFERALSKFGDAPAHLSQVVIGDRSAGEALVDDARVALVSATGSTRMGREVGPRVAARFGRSILELGGNNAMILAPSADLDMAVRAVLFSAVGTAGQRCTTLRRLIAHESVKDEFVSRLKTAYAKVRIGHPLEGNLVGPLIDERSFLAMQGALEQARGEGGVVFGGERQLADKFPNAYYVSPAIVEMPEQSDVVRSETFAPILYVVPYKEFNDAVVLNNGVPQGLSSCIFTTDLREAEAFISAVGSDCGIANVNIGPSGAEIGGAFGGEKETGGGRESGSDAWKGYMRRQTNTVNYSRELPLAQGIVFD